ATTCCCAAAAAGCTGCATCGCCGCACCCGCTTCAAAAAGACCTACTCCAAAGCCGACCTCAATCGCGGCGTCTATGTCTGTCGCCTCTGCCATAACGGCATTCACGACCACTACGACGAAATGACCCTGGCCAAGGAGTTTCCCACCGTCGACAAGCTGCAAGCCGATCCTCAGATTCGACGGCATTCCCAGTGGGTAGCGAAGCAAAAAATCCGAGCCTAGGGTTGGGAATTCTCCTGTACCTCTGGAACCCTGGATATCAAGGGCATTAGCGAGACAGATGGCCTGGCAATGGCCCAGATGCTGGCCATGCTGGGATTAAGTGGTCAGTCATCTGTCCCTCCCATCATCAAGTGATTGGAGCGCCTTTTGGATGATGAAATTGAGCGCTTGCAGCAAACGTCGGGTTGCAATCTCCTCGGGCCGAGGCCTGGGACACAGTACGCATTCCCGATGTGACGGCGCTGACGCTGGAGCAATGGGAGGCATTGCAGACCCGCTGAAGGAGAGGGTGACAGTGTGTACCTTGCTATAGGGATAGTATGAGGCAGCCGAATATGCAGTTGAAAGTGAAATCGAATCACTGACATTTTCAAGCTTAAAACTCATCGTCAAGGATATTCTTTAAAGGCTAGGATCTCTTTCAATAGGGAGCTTTCATGAACCAGGTAACGGTGCAAGAGGTGCAGCAGCACTTGCTGGAGTTGCTCAAGACTTTGAATCCCGGAGAAGCCGTCCAAATCGTGGCCGGAGAGCAGGTTGTCGGTTGGTTAGTGGCTGAGGAGGGAGTAGTCGCCCGTGCCCCCCGACAACCAGGCAGTGCAGTCGGCACCTTGACTATCGTGGCGGATGATGATGAGCATCTGCAAGACTTTGCGAACTACATGCCAAACGAACTGGCGATTGGGCGATCGCAAAACTGCTGTAGCTCCGGTGAGAGTGAGAGAGTCATTGCGGCAAGAGAAGAGTCTGCTTAACTGGATAGCATAAGGATGATGCTCCCTCAATTTAAGTGAGAAGCGAATGACCCTGGATGACATATTTGCATTAGTTAGACAGCTGTCAGTACTCGATCAGGTCAAACTGATCGAGCGCATTGCACCTGAGATTGAGCGTGCTTTGCAGAATCCGCAGACTTTACCTCGCAAATCTTTGTGGGGAATCTGTGTCGATCTTGGAGACGCGCCGTCTGACACCGATATCACTGAAGCCAGAAACGAGGCATGGGCTAATTTTCCACGGGATGCAATGTGATGCTGCGTGCGGTTATCGATACCCATGCACTTATCTGGTATCTCTATGGGGATTCCCGACTTTCGTTAACGGCCCGCAATTTTATCGAGCAAGTGGCAGAAGCAGGTGATCAACTTGCGGTGTCGGCCATTACGTTAGCCGAGATGGTCTATTTGGGTGAACGAGAACGGATCAACCCACAAACGCTGGAAAGGTTGATAGCCGAAATGGCCTCTGAAAGCACACTTCTGGTAGAAATCCCGCTCAATGTTGCCGCCGTGTTGACTCTCAAAGATGTGCCCCGAGACATCGTCCCAGAATTGCCAGACCGAATCATTACTGCTACGGCTGTTTCTCTCAAACTGCCTATCATTACCCGCGATCGCAAAATTCAGGCGTCGGCAATATCTGTCATTTGGTGATAGGTTGCCGTGATTTCGAGTTGACATGGGAGGCATTGCAGGAGCGGAAAGCGGTCATTCGCCTGAATGAGCCGCCACCATTGCTGATGATAGAGGTAGTGAGCGAGTCTACCAAGAGCACAGACTATCGGGCCAAGCGGGCGGAGTATAGCGTGTTGGATATTCCGGAATACTGGATATGTGATCCGCTCAATTCCGGATGGTGTGGTATTAGAAGGAAAAATTCGTAGCTCTAAGCTTAAGCTCGTTGCAGCCTGGATTGAAATCCACCAGGATGAACTGATGGCTAATTGGGAATTGGCGATCGCGGGTGAGCAAGTTTTCAAGATTGACCCGCTAAGGTAGGAGGAAGCAATGTCTCCCAAGGTTGTAACAGTCGAACCGTTAACGAATTACCAACTGCGACTATTTTTTGATAACAGTGAGGTCAGACGATTTGATGTCTCTCCGTATCTGGGAAAAGGCATCTTTCAGGAATTAAAAAATGGCTATTACTTTAATCAGGTCAAGCCGTTCTTTGGGGGTGTGCAGTGGCCCCATGAACAAGATTTTGGCCCGGATACGCTGTTTTTAGAAAGCGTATTCGAGCGGTCTTGGGAAGCTGCGTAGGACGAAAGTATCCCGACTGACGCGAGGTATGATGTGACAAACTCGACTCATGGCTCGGCGTGGCGATGCCGAAGACGCTGACGAATGGTGTCGATTTCTGAGGAGGCTTTTAGCAGTTCGCCGCGCTCAGCTTCACTTGCACCCAGCAAGACCTCGCTGCGGAGTTCTGCAAAGCGTCCCTGATAAAGCTGCTCACGTTCCGCTAGCGCTTGCAGTCCTGCCAGCAGGATGTCATCCAGGGAGGCGTATTTGCCACTGGCAAGCTGGCGATCGCAAAACTGCTGTAACTCCGGTGAGAGTGAGAGAGCCATTGCTGCACTGGAATGGTCGGTTGATATAGCTATCAGCTTAGCGCGTAGTCAAAGGATGGTAGATGAACCCACTTCACCCGCTGCTGAGCTTTCCGAGGAGTGGTCAACCGCCCCCAACGCCAACATTGACGCCCGCTGAGCCTCCGTCAGCCCCCTTACTCCAGTAATGTTGGTGCCTTCATAGGGGCGGGGTATTTGCAACACCTTTAAACATTCGCCCGTGCTCACCTGCCACAGACGAATGGTGGCATCATTACTGCCTGTCGCTAACCATTGCCCATCGGGACTAAACCCAACCGATCTGACCCAGTTGGTATGCCCTGTTAAGGTCTGGCGGCATGCCCCCGTGCTCACCTGCCACAGACGAATGGTGGCATCAGCGCTGCCTGTCGCTAACCATTGCCCATCGGGACTAAACCCAACCGAACTGACCCGGTTGGTATGCCCTGTTAAGGTCTGGCGGCATTTCCCCGTGCTCACCTGCCACAGACGAATGGTGGCATCATTACTGCCTGTCGCTAACCATTGCCCATCGGGACTAAACCCAACCGATCTGACCCAGTTGGTATGCCCTGTTAAGGTCTGGCGGCATGCCCCCGTGCTCACCTGCCACAGACGAATCGTGGCATCATCGCTGCCTGTCGCTAGCCATTGCCCATCGGGACTAAACCCAACCGAACTGACCCAGTTGGTATGCCCTGTTAAGGTCTGGCGGCATTTCCCCGTGCTCACCTGCCACAGACGAATCGTGGCATCATCGCTGCCCGTGGCCAGCCATTGCCCATCGGGACTAAACGCGACAGATCTGACCCAATTGGTGTGTCCGATTAAGGTTTTGCGGCATTCCCCTGTACTTACCTGCCACAGCCGGATAATGGCATCTCCACTACCCGTGGCTAACCATTGCCCATCGGGACTAAACGCGACAGAGTTCACCCAATTAGTGTGTCCGATTAAGGTTTTGCGGCATTCCCCTGTACTTACCTGCCACAGCTGGATAATGGCCTCTCCACTACCTGTGGCTAGCCATTGCCCATCGGGACTAAACACCATAGATTTGACCGAATTGGTGTGTCCGGTTAAGGTTTGGCAGCATTCCCCTGTACTTACCTGCCATAGGCGAGTAGTAGCATCATCACTACCTGTGGCTAGCCATTGTCCATCGGGACTAAACACCACTGAGTTCACCCAATTGGTGTGTCCGATTAAGGTTTTGCGGCATTCCCCTGTACTCACCTGCCACAATTGGATAGCGCCATCATCCCCACCTGTAGCTAACCATTGCCCATCGGGACTAAACACCACAGATTTGACCGAATTAGTGTGTCCGGTTAAGGTTTGGCAGCATTCCCCTGTACTTACCTGCCATAGACGGATAGTGGCATCATTACCACCTGTGGCTAACCATTGTCCATCCGGACTGAAAGAGACAGAAGAGATTCGCCCAAACGGGTAGGTCAACGCAGATCGAATCCATCGGCTATTGACTAGATTCCATCCATGCAGTTCTATTCCACTTAAATAAATTTGTCTGAGGGTCAATCGAGAGAAATCAAACGGTTGGACGTCTGATCTCACCTGAACTAGCAAATTTAATAGATTGCCAGCAGCATATCCCCTACCCCAATCAGAGTGTTGACGAATGGTTTGAAGTGATACGCAGACGTGTTGATCTAAATTGGCAATACAAACTGCAATTGGCTCCAGAATAAGGCGCATCTGGGTTTCTCGCACATAGTCTTTCGCTGTAGCTTGAATCAACGTATGAGTATGAAAAAGGTCAAATTGTTGAGTATTTAGCTCTCCACTAACCTGCTCAACAAACCGATCTGTAGCAAACTCCATGATCACGTTTTGCAGGGTGAACTGCTTGTCCACGGTTTCTATCAGGTAACGGTCAGTCAACCCCCTCAACGCACTCCGCACTTCCCGCTTCGTCACGGGCGGCAGCAGGTCTTCCATCAACTCATCCAGCCCCACGGGTTCGCGGTTGATTGCCAGCCAGAACAGAATGGAACGCTCCAAGGGCACAAGGCGGGTAAGGTGCTGGTCGAGTAGGCTGCGCACATCCTCAACCGCGGCCCCTTCCTCTTCCAGAAAATCATCCACATCGCCCAAGAACTCTCGCTGAATGGCCGTCGCCACCAGATGTAGTGCTTGGGGATTACCGCTATAGCGACAAATCAGCTCTTGGCCTTGGGTATCGGCTTCATCCAGTTCTAAGCCCTTTGCCTTCAGAATTGCGCGTCCGGCTTCAATATTGATGCCCGTTACCGACCACAGACGCACAGGGAAGCGATCGCCCGCCATTGGAGCCAGTTCGCGGGGACATTCCCGACTGGTCAGCAGCAGGCAACTTTGATGCTCGGCCTCGCCAATCCGGTGAATCAGTTCCCCATACCCTTCATATCCGCCTCGAAACTGCCCGGTTGATTCCGCCTGCAAAACCGATTCCAGGTTATCTAGCACCAGCAAGCAGCGGTGTTCCCGTAAATAGTGGAGCAGACGAATGATGCGTTCGCCCAGGCGGGTGGGCAGATTGATTTCCGTTTCCTGCTGGTCCGAGAGGAACTGAATCAGCCGCACCAGAATCTCATCCAGCGGTGGGGCTTCCCGCAAACTGCGCCAGATCACATAGTCGAACTGGTCATAAATCTGGTCTGCGACCTTGGCGGCCAGAGAAGTCTTGCCGATGCCGCCCATGCCCAGCAGCGTCACCAGGCGGCACGGCTCTGTCAGTATCCAGCGGTTGAGGATGGCGAGCTCCTCTGTGCGGCCAAAGAAAATGCTGGTGTCCGGTTTTTCGCCCCAGTCAATTTTGGCCGACGATCGCGTTTCCTGAGGTGTTGGCTCGGGACCTGCTGCTTGTGGAGGCAATTCAGGCAGGCCATAATCAGTGGTTTCCAGGTCTAACCCAAAGGCTGCGAAAAAGGTTTGCACCGAAGCTTCATCTACGGGTGCCGTGCGATCGCAAATCTTCTTGATCGTCTTGCGGCTGATACCTGCTCGCTCTTCCAACTCTGCTTGGGTGAAACGCTTGCCGTATTTCTCTCGATCTTGGGCCGCTGCGATCGCAGCTTCCAGTCTCTTTTGGCCGGGCTCGGTGAGGACAACACCGCGTTGACGCTGACTCATGGCGGGCGGGGGGGGGAGATGACACACAGCCGGCGGGAGCCCTTGGGGCGGCAGTGGCGTTTCACAGCACTCGACAATCGGAATGTTAAGGGAAAGTTCCCGAGGCTTATGCCGATGGTAGGCGATCTTTCCCAAAAATTCCCCTGCCCGGCAGGGCCGGTTGCAGGGGCGATCTAGGGGTGGCCAGAAAGTTTCTGGCAACCTTCTCCTAAGCTGCCGAACTTCCTGGGAATAACGCCATTGCCCCGACACACTGAGGGCCATGGATGCAAAACTTACCAGGAGACCCCATGCACCTAGCCGACGTCTTTCAAACCCCGAGTTATTCCCCTATCGCGGCCGCGGCGTCGTGGCCGCACCATCACCCCGGCAGACCGGGGCCGGGTCCGCTTCCAGGCCAGCTATTGGCCCGCCCGCCTCTTCAACGGCAGCCGGTGGCCAGCCCTAGCGCCAGGAGAACCGGTGGAAGTGGTGGGCCGTGACGGCATCACCCTATTGATCAAACCCCTAGGGCGTAGCCAGGAGACAGGATGAAACGGCGACGCTCTCGACCCTGGCTGTTGACAATCACCCTCAGGGCATTGAAATACTCTGGCTGGCCCTGGTGGGGCTGACCCTGACCTATCTGGTGGCCCTGGCTCTCGGGTTTGGGGTATGGCCGCTCTGGTGAGCGAGTTGACCCTGTGGCTGCTGCCGCGAGCCTTGGTCTTGCTGGCTGTCTGGTTGCGATCGCAACCGTAGCGAGTCGATGCAGTCCTGAGACCAGCCCATCACAAGTTCCCCATGCCCGTGAGCTAAGGTCTAGGAGTAATCCCCTAGGCTCCCGTTCAACACTCTTCCCATGGTCCCTGACCCCGCCGCCACCGCTACCCGCCCCGCCGTCTTCCATATGGAGCAGGTCAGCAAAGTCTACGGCCATGGGCGAAGTAGAAGTCCATGCCCTCCAGGTCCGTAGATCTAGACCTCTACGAAGGAGAATTCGTGGTATTGCTAGGTCCCTCGGCAGTGGCAAGTCTACCCTGCTGAAATATTCTGGGTGGCCTAGACGTGCCCAGCGGCGGCCAGGTGTATTTTCGCAACAGGCCCTGACCCCAAGCCCAATGAGCAGGCTCTGACCCGGTTTCGCCGCCATGCCGTGGGGTTTGTATTCCAGTTCTACAACCTGATTCCCAGCCTCACCGCCAAAAGAAAGTGGCCCTGGTCACCGACATCGCCCGCCGCCCCCATGGCCCCAGACCAGGCCCTGGACCTGGTGGGCCTGGCCGATCGGCTGGACCATTTTCCGGCCCAGCTGTCCGGGGGGGAGCAGCAGCGGGTGGCCATCGCCCGGGCCATTGCCAAGCGGCCAGAGGTGCTCCTGTGCGACGAGCCCACCGGCGCCCTAGACTTTGAGACCGGCAAGCGGGTGCTGGAAACCCTGGAGCGGGTGAACCAGGAATTTGGCACCACCACGGCGGTGATCACCCACAATGCCGGCATCGCCGCCCATGGCCAACCGGGTGGTGCACATGCGCAGCGGTCGTATCACCCAGATCGATCGCAACGCCCAGAAGGCCTCCCCCAGTCAGTTGGAATGGTAAGGTGCCGTGTGTTAGCTATCGGCTATGAACTTAGGGGAGATGGGGAGATGGGGAGATGGGGAGATAGGGAGATAGGGAGATGGGGAGATGGGGAGATGGGGAGATGGAGAGTGGGAAGTCAGAATTATCAACAAGATCATCAAGTCGAAGCGAGTTTTGAGGTCTTAGTTTTTAGTTTTCAGTTTTCAATTCACAGCATCAAGCCCTAACTCAAAATTCAAAATTCAAAACTTCTTCTCCCTACCCCCTACTCCCTAACACTTCTGATGTCTGATTTCCAATGAAAGCTCTCAACCAAAAACTCTTTCGCGATCTATTGCACATGCGGGGGCAGGTGCTGGCGATCGTGCTGATTGTAGCGTGCGGCATCGCCAGTCTGGTGACGATGATGAGCACCTATGATTCTCTGAAGCTGACCCAAGACACTTACTATGAGCAGTACCGCTTTGCCGAGGTGTTTATGCAGCTGAAGCGGGCCCCCGAGAGTTTGGTATCGCGCATCGAGACCCTGCCTGGGGTGGGGGCGGTGCAGACGCGGGTGGTGAAAGATGTGACGCTATCGGTGGCGGGACTGGTGGAGCCGGCCACTGGGCGGCTGATTTCCATTCCAGAGCGGCCCACCCCGATGCTCAACGACCTGTTTATTCGCACTGGGCGCTACCCGGAGCGGGGGGATGAGGTGCTGGCGAGTGAGGCGTTTGCCAAAGCCAATCATCTCGGCCTGAATGATACCGTCGGAGCGATCATCAATGGTCGCTGGCAGACGCTGCGGATTGTGGGAACTGCCTTGTCACCAGAGTATGTCTACGAGATTCGCGGCACTGAGTTGGTGCCTGACAACGAGCACTTCGGCTTGCTCTGGATGCAGCAGGATGCCCTCGGCACTGCCTTTGATATGAAGGCGAGGGGGCCTTTAACGATGTCCAGCCTGAGGCTCATGCCAGAGGCCAGCGAAGCCGAGGCCATCTTTCAGCTCGACCAGCACCTGGAAACCTACGGCGGATTGGGGGCCTTCGGGCGGGAAGACCAGGTTTCTAATAAGTTCATTTCCGAAGAGATCCGCATGCTCTCCGCCCAAGCTGTGCTGGTACCGAGCATTTTTCTGGGGATTGCGGCCTTTTTGCTCAACCTGGTGCTCAGCCGTCTGGTCAGCACCCAGCGGGACCAGATCGCGGTGATGAAAGCGTTTGGCTACGACAATATGGCTGTGGGGATGCACTATCTGAAGCTAGTGATGGTGGTGGTGATCTTGGGGGCCATTCTGGGCAGCGGTTTGGGGTGGCGGCTGGGCTGGGGGATGACGCGCCTTTATGCGGATTTCTACCACTTCCCTTTGCTGCGTTACGAAATCCGTCCGGCAGTGCTACTGATGGCGCTGTTGGTCAGTGGCGGGGCGGCTATCTTGGGGGCGTTTCTGGCGGTGCAGCGGGCGGTGACCCTGCCCCCAGCGGAGGCAATGCGACCTGAGCCCCCAGCTATCTACCACCCGACTTTGGTGGAAAAGCTGGGCCTACAACGGTGGTTTTCCGCCCCTAGTCGCATCATTCTGCGCAATTTGGAGCGCCGCCCGGTGCAGGGACTGTTGTCGGTGGTGGGAATTGCGGTTGCGATCGCCATTCTGGTATTGGGCCGTTACTTCACCGATGCGATGGACGCCCTGGTGGACATCCAGTTTCGCACCATCCAAAGAGAAGACATCACGCTGGTCTTCAACAATCCCCTCTCTGCCCAGGCCCAGTTCGACCTCTATCACCTGCCAGGAGTGCTGCGGGCCGAACCATTTCGCACAGTCCCTGCCCGCCTGCGGTTTGGTCACCTCAGCGAACTCAGCGGCATTACCGGAGTAGCACCCACCAACGAACTGCGCCGCCTGCTGGATCGCGATCGCAATCCGGTGGCGCTGCCTCCTGAAGGCGTCGTCTTATCCACCAAACTGTCGGACCTTTTGCAGGCCCAGCTCGGTGATGAGCTGATCGTGGAAGTGCTGGAAGGAGAACGCCCGACCCGCACTGTGCCTGTTACTGGCATTTTCGATGAACTGGTGGGTATCTCCGCCTACATGGATATCCACGCCCTCAACCGGCTGATGCGAGAAGGCTTCACCCTCTCCGGAGCCTATCTACAGGTGGATGCCCGGCAACAGTCCCAACTGTACGCCCAACTGAAGCAAACCCCGGTTGTCGCTAGCGTTGCTCTACGCCAGAGCACCATCGACCAGTTCAACGACATCATTGCCGAGAGCATGGGTGGATTTACCACGGTACTGGTAGGGTTTGCCTCGATTATCGCCTTCGGGGTGGTCTACAACGCCGCCCGCATCGCCCTGTCCGAACGGGGGCGGGAGCTGGCGACCCTGCGCATCATCGGCTTTACCCGAGGTGAAATTGCCTTCATCTTGCTGGGAGAACAGGCAGTGCTGCTGGTGCTGGCAATACCTGTCGGTTTTGCTCTGGGGTTTGGGCTGGCAGCCCTGATTACGAACTTCTACGACTGGGAGCTCTTTCGCTTCCCGCTGGTGGTTACCCCCGCCAGCTATGCTTTCGCCTTTGTGGTGATTATGGCAGCGGCTCTGGTATCCGGCGGCATCATTCGCCGCCAGCTCAACCGCCTCGATTTGATTGCTGTCCTAAAAACCCGCGAATAAGGAGATTTGGCCATGGGAGAGGTCCAGGACTCAACCGGGGAGCATGCCTGGCAACGGCGCTCCGAGGCCACGGCCAACGCGCGACTGGAAAGCAACGCTGGTGGCGGCGATGGCCCCGTTGGCTGCCCTATCTGGTCTGGCTGGCTTAGGGGTGGCTGTATTGGTGGCCCTGGCCCTACGCCCCGCCCCCGAGGCGGTGGATATGGGCACCGCGTCACCAGCGGACCGCTGCAGGTGACCATCGATGCCGAGGGCAAAACCCGGGTGGATCAGCGCTATGTGGTGGCAGCCCCGGTGACGGGGCGGCTGCAGCGCATTGAGTTGGAGGCGGGCGATGCGGTGACCGCCGGGGCGGTGGTGGCTCAGATCGATCCCCTGCCCCTGAATAGCCAGGTGCGGGCGGCCCAGGCCCGGCTGCGGGAACTGCAGGCGCAGATCCGGGGGGTAGATACACAACGACCGAAACCAGAGGCCTTGGCCCAGGCCCAGGCCCGCTTACAGGCGGCGACAGCGACCCGGGAAGCCGCAGCCGCCGAGGCGGAGCGGCTGCGGGCAGATCTAGAACAGGCCAGACGCGATCGCACCCGGGCCCAGACCCTGGAAGCCCAGGGGGCCATCTCTCGACAGGAGCGGGAAGCCGCCGAACTGGAGGCCACCCGATTGAGCCAGGAGTTGGCGGCGGCCCAGCGACAGTTGGACGGTGCCACGGCAGAGGTGACCGCGGCTCGAGCAACCCTGCCCCTGCTGCGGGCAGAACAGCGAGACCCCGACTACCTGATCGACGTGTACCGGGCCCAGATGGCCGCCGTGGAGGCAGAATTGGCCAATCTGGCCGACGAGGCCCGTCGCACCACCATTATGGCTCCAGTGGCTGGCAAAGTGTTGCGGGTGCCGGAAGCCAGCGCCCGGGTGGTCCAAGAGGGGGAGCCCCTGCTAGAGCTGGGCAATCCTGCAGAGCTAGAGTTGGTCATCGACGTGCTCTCTGCTGACGCCGTCCGCATTACTCCCGGCGATCCAATTCTGGTGAAGCAGTGGGGCGGTGACGATGTCCTCAGGGCCAGGGTCAGCGCCATCGAACCGGCCGCCTTCACCGAAGTCTCCGCCCTGGGAGTAGAAGAGCAGCGGGTGAATGTCATCGGCCAGTTCGATCGCCCGGCCGCCGTCTCCCTGGGGGATGGCTATCGCATCGAAGCCGGCATCGTCGTCTGGGCCGCCGAGGAGGTACTGCAGGTGCCCGTCAGCGCCCTCTATCGCTGTGGGCAGCATTGGTGTGTCTTCGTGGTGGACAATGGCCGGACCGATCCCCGCCAGATCAGCATCGGTCAGCGTACGCCTACTGCGGCCGTGGTCACCGCTGGCCTGCAGCCGGGGGACCGGGTGATTCTCCACCCTAGTGACCAGATCGAGGCGGGGCAACCAGTGCAGCCCCGGTAGTGCCCCCGGTAGTGCCATGATTGCAGCCAGTCCCCGCTATCTTGGCCATCGCAAAACCTCCCCCAACCGCGGGCTGAGGGAGGCGTGAGAGTCGGCCGGGCCCTTTGTTACTGAGCCCGCCACTGGCAGAGGAGCTTACCGTCGATGACTACCCATTGGGCGGTCAACGGGGAGGGTCGCTGCAGCAGAGGCTCTGACTTAGAGCTACCGTCGGCCGCCTGCAGCAGGGGCAGGGGACGGTGGGCTTTGGGGTGGGGGTTCATGGTCATGATGTTGGCTCCTTGAACGGGGGAATTGAATCGTCTGTACAGAACTTCAGCCCAGTCCTGACCGATTTCCAGGGAAATTTCGTGACATTTGATACTGTTAAAGGTGTCCTCGACGGCGGTCTGAGGTGATCTAGCGCACGATGAGCCGGGTCAGCCGGCGATGCCATGGGCGGCCAGGATTGCCTTGACGGCTGGGCGGGGAGCCGTTGCATACAGGTACGGTAGATGAGAGTACTACGAGGATTCATACCAGCACTGCTGCTGCTGGGAATTGCCATAGTGGTGCGGTGGATTCCGGATTCCCTGACGCAGGTAATGGCCGGAGACACCGCCGAGCCCCCTGAGGCAGCGGGTCAGGTCTATGAACTGGTGCCGGGCTCGGTCTATGACGGCGATACCCTCAGGGTGACCAATGGCCGTGGAGACCTTAAGATCCGCCTATGTGGTATCGATGCCCCAGAGATAGAGCAGGCCCTAGGGATAGCGGCGCGAGACCACTTGCGATCGCTATTGGCTCAAGGGAATGGATCGCTGCTGCTAGTGCCGGTGGAGCAGGACCGCTATGGTCGCACGGTGGCGGAAATCTTCGTGCCCCTGGCCGGTCAGGCGGAAGAGATTCATCTCAATACCCAGATGGTGCTCGATGGCTATGCCTATCACTATGCCCAGTACAGTGATGCCTGCCCTAATGGTAGGCTGCTAGCAAGAGCCGAGGAGCAGGCCCAAGCCCAACAGCGAGGGATCTGGGGGGATGAGAATGCCGTGCCTCCCTGGGACTATCGGCAACGGCATCGTACGGCCGTGGATGAGGTCCTATGGTCTGCTCGCTAAGCGAGTAAGCGGATTGACTAGTCACTGGGAGCAGATGTCGCCCGATCTGAGCCGCATTCTCGGTGCCGCTAGCCCAGCGAATAACTCCACCATATTGCTTGGGCAAGCCCATCCACCTTTCGACAAGTTGCTCCTCCGGAGCCGCTGTGCAGACAGGGTATTGCCCATCCACCTGCTATCCCCTTGACGGGTACTTTATCTTCACGCGAATCCCTTACTCTCCTACTCGCCCACGCCTTCATTCCCCCCTTTCTTCAGGCTAAGAGCAAACCAGGCAGTCAGTAGGGTCAATCCGCCAGTGACCCAGAAGGGAAAGGAATAGCTGACACTGACCAGCACTCCCCCAATGGCAGGACCCAAGGCATTAGAGATGCTGAGATAGGACGAGTTTAGCCCCATTACCTGACCCTGCTCCTGGGGACCACTGCGCAGAGACAGTAGGGCATCAATTAAAGGCATCGGGAAGGAGTTGACAGCGGCAAACAAGAGTAAGCTGAGGGCAAAGAACTCAGGGATGGGGAATGTGGGCATCAGCAGAAACAGTACCCCGCGAGCGGCCAGGGTGATAGCCAGGATATTAATCAGCTTAAACCGTCGCCGCAGAGGGTCTAGGCCAAATACCTGGGTGACAAAGCCAACGATACCTACCGCGGCAAAGGCGATCGCTAGAGCCCGGGCATCCTGACCCAAGACATTCAGGAAAAACGGCTGAAAGGCAAAGGTAAAAATGGTGAAGCTGGCCCCACTGAAGAAGGTGAGCAGAAATACCCGGCCAAAGCGAGGATCGCTAACAGATCGAGTGATTTCGCCGAAGCCAAACTCTTGCCAGCTCAGCTTAAAGGCGCCCCGACGAGGCAGGGTTTCTGGTAACAGGAACAGACAGAGCAGCACGGCGATACCAGCAATGATCGCGGCCCATAGGAAGCCCATGCCTAGGGAGGAGATGCCGGGCAGAGAGGGCATGGTCTGGGCCAGGTAACTCAGGGGGGGACCTGCCACAAATCCCAGGCGGAATAAGGCACTAA
This portion of the Halomicronema hongdechloris C2206 genome encodes:
- a CDS encoding type II toxin-antitoxin system Phd/YefM family antitoxin, whose product is MNQVTVQEVQQHLLELLKTLNPGEAVQIVAGEQVVGWLVAEEGVVARAPRQPGSAVGTLTIVADDDEHLQDFANYMPNELAIGRSQNCCSSGESERVIAAREESA
- a CDS encoding type II toxin-antitoxin system VapC family toxin produces the protein MLRAVIDTHALIWYLYGDSRLSLTARNFIEQVAEAGDQLAVSAITLAEMVYLGERERINPQTLERLIAEMASESTLLVEIPLNVAAVLTLKDVPRDIVPELPDRIITATAVSLKLPIITRDRKIQASAISVIW
- a CDS encoding DUF2442 domain-containing protein produces the protein MSPKVVTVEPLTNYQLRLFFDNSEVRRFDVSPYLGKGIFQELKNGYYFNQVKPFFGGVQWPHEQDFGPDTLFLESVFERSWEAA
- a CDS encoding ribbon-helix-helix domain-containing protein encodes the protein MALSLSPELQQFCDRQLASGKYASLDDILLAGLQALAEREQLYQGRFAELRSEVLLGASEAERGELLKASSEIDTIRQRLRHRHAEP
- a CDS encoding WD40 domain-containing protein; translated protein: MSQRQRGVVLTEPGQKRLEAAIAAAQDREKYGKRFTQAELEERAGISRKTIKKICDRTAPVDEASVQTFFAAFGLDLETTDYGLPELPPQAAGPEPTPQETRSSAKIDWGEKPDTSIFFGRTEELAILNRWILTEPCRLVTLLGMGGIGKTSLAAKVADQIYDQFDYVIWRSLREAPPLDEILVRLIQFLSDQQETEINLPTRLGERIIRLLHYLREHRCLLVLDNLESVLQAESTGQFRGGYEGYGELIHRIGEAEHQSCLLLTSRECPRELAPMAGDRFPVRLWSVTGINIEAGRAILKAKGLELDEADTQGQELICRYSGNPQALHLVATAIQREFLGDVDDFLEEEGAAVEDVRSLLDQHLTRLVPLERSILFWLAINREPVGLDELMEDLLPPVTKREVRSALRGLTDRYLIETVDKQFTLQNVIMEFATDRFVEQVSGELNTQQFDLFHTHTLIQATAKDYVRETQMRLILEPIAVCIANLDQHVCVSLQTIRQHSDWGRGYAAGNLLNLLVQVRSDVQPFDFSRLTLRQIYLSGIELHGWNLVNSRWIRSALTYPFGRISSVSFSPDGQWLATGGNDATIRLWQVSTGECCQTLTGHTNSVKSVVFSPDGQWLATGGDDGAIQLWQVSTGECRKTLIGHTNWVNSVVFSPDGQWLATGSDDATTRLWQVSTGECCQTLTGHTNSVKSMVFSPDGQWLATGSGEAIIQLWQVSTGECRKTLIGHTNWVNSVAFSPDGQWLATGSGDAIIRLWQVSTGECRKTLIGHTNWVRSVAFSPDGQWLATGSDDATIRLWQVSTGKCRQTLTGHTNWVSSVGFSPDGQWLATGSDDATIRLWQVSTGACRQTLTGHTNWVRSVGFSPDGQWLATGSNDATIRLWQVSTGKCRQTLTGHTNRVSSVGFSPDGQWLATGSADATIRLWQVSTGACRQTLTGHTNWVRSVGFSPDGQWLATGSNDATIRLWQVSTGECLKVLQIPRPYEGTNITGVRGLTEAQRASMLALGAVDHSSESSAAGEVGSSTIL
- a CDS encoding NfeD family protein, which codes for MTPADRGRVRFQASYWPARLFNGSRWPALAPGEPVEVVGRDGITLLIKPLGRSQETG